The following proteins are encoded in a genomic region of Hippoglossus hippoglossus isolate fHipHip1 chromosome 3, fHipHip1.pri, whole genome shotgun sequence:
- the paqr5b gene encoding membrane progestin receptor gamma-B codes for MLSLIRLPRVFTINQVPKVFHEHSIISGYRHPRSSATDCILSLFQLTNETLNIWTHFLPTWYFLWKLVTVVLMQTAWQDSFTWPLVIFLISCCIYPLASSCAHTFSSMSARARHICFFFDYAALSFYSLGSATIYSACVFPDKWVNGLFHQCYLPIAVLNTLLCTGVACFSRLGLPFLQYNHDTIKRFPEFWSPKFNKSLRVVAFAYPYLFVHIPLFYRVFLCVGDGCTDNDTNYLHYNHITLAFLTGFLFATHLPERLAPGSFDYIGHSHQLFHVCGILGTHFQMKAVEQDMATRRPWLLDHSIPITFSNSLGVALLCVLLNLIIIGLYSLPLLTAPVCQAERYGKSLNKVPPKECACS; via the exons ATGCTCAGCCTCATTAGATTACCACGAGTCTTCACCATCAACCAAGTACCCAAA gTTTTCCATGAGCACAGCATCATCTCCGGGTACCGACACCCCCGCAGCTCAGCCACTGACTGCATTCTGAGCCTGTTCCAGCTGACCAATGAGACGCTTAACATCTGGACACACTTTTTACCCACATG GTACTTCCTGTGGAAGCTAGTGACGGTGGTCCTGATGCAGACGGCGTGGCAGGACTCCTTCACTTGGCCTCTGGTCATCTTCCTGATCTCATGCTGCATTTATCCGCTGGCGTCCAGCTGTGCTCACACCTTCAGCAGCATGTCAGCGCGGGCTCGCCACATCTGCTTCTTCTTCGACTACGCTGCCCTCAGTTTCTACAGCCTGG gttcagcGACCATCTACTCAGCTTGTGTTTTCCCGGACAAGTGGGTGAACGGCCTCTTCCATCAGTGCTACCTCCCCATCGCTGTGCTCAACACGCTCCTCTGCACCGGCGTGGCCTGCTTCTCCAG GCTTGGTTTACCATTTCTACAGTATAATCACGACACCATAAAGAG atTCCCAGAGTTTTGGAGTCCAAAGTTCAACAAAAGCCTTCGTGTGGTTGCCTTTGCCTACCCCTACCTGTTCGTCCACATTCCTCTGTTCTACAGG GTGTTCCTGTGTGTAGGAGACGGATGCACAGACAACGACACCAACTACCTCCACTACAACCACATCACCCTGGCCTTCCTCACAGGCTTCCTGTTTGCCACACATTTACCTGAGCGCCTGGCACCGGGCAGCTTCGACTACATCG GTCACAGCCATCAGCTCTTCCACGTGTGCGGTATCCTCGGCACCCACTTCCAGATGAAGGCCGTTGAACAGGACATGGCGACACGACGGCCTTGGCTCCTCGATCACTCCATCCCCATCACATTTTCCAACTCACTGGGTGTGGCGCTGCTTTGTGTGCTTCTGAATTTGATTATCATCGGCCTCTACAGTCTCCCGCTCCTCACTGCACCAGTCTGCCAAGCAGAGAGATATggtaaaagtttaaataaagtcCCGCCCAAGGAATGCGCATGCAGCTGA